CACCAGGAACACCGCGTCGAACGGCGCGACCAGGCGCCGGAACAGCGTGGCGCCGCCCACCCCCACGCGGGGGCTGTCGCCGTCGCGATCGACGACCTCGCCCACCCGCTCGGACGGCGGGAGGTAGGCGACGCCCGACGCGTCGTCCGCCGTCACGGCGCCGTCCCACAGGTAGGCGTGCGTCGTGATGACCGTCGGCACGCCGGCGTAGTGCCACAGGACGCGCTCGGCCCACGCGAGCGGCCCCTCGTCGTCCCGCGCGTCGCCCCCCTCGAAGGGGACGCTCAGGTGCAGCAGCGTTCGGCCTCCCGCGGCGAACCAACGGACCGACGCGCGCCCGTCGGGCGACGTCGCCAGCAGGCCGCTCGCGCCGGGCGGACCGTCGCCCCGCGCCGCCGACCCCGGCCCGAAGCGGGCGCGCCACGCGCGCGCGTCCCCGTCGAGGCGGTTGAGGGGCGTCACGTCGTGGTTCCCGAGCGTCCCCGCGTACGGCACGACGCCCTCCAGCCGCGCCAACGCGGCGTCGGCGCGCGCCCACTGCGCGGCGTCGCCCGCGTCGCGCACGACGTCCCCGACGTGCGTGACGAAGGCGACGTCGCCGGCGCGCGCCGCGTCGGCGATCCAGGCGGTCATCCCCTCGAAACGCCCGTCCCCCGGGCCGACGAGCGCCTGCGTGTCGGGAAGGATCACGATCTCGAACGGCTGCGGGCCCGTCGGACGCCCCCGGCAGCGCCTCGGGCGGCGGGAGGCCCACCCCGGGGGCGACGCCCGGATCGGCGTGGCAGGCGGGCGCGACCAGCAGCGTGAGGGCGGCGAGCAGGCGACGCAGCCGCGGCGGACCCGGTGGGCGCATGCCTCAGCATGACCGGCGGCCGGCGGGCGCGCCGGCCAGGCGTCACCGCCCGATCCCGCGCAGGCGGTAGCGTACGGACGCCGAGAGGAGGCCGCCGTGCCCGACGTCGTCCGATGGGGCGTCCTGAGCCCCGCCAAGATCGCCGTGAAGAAGGTCGTCCCCGCCATGCAGGCGGGCGTGCACGCCGAGGTGGTCGCCATCGCCTCGCGCGACGGGGCGCGCGCCCGCGCCGCCGCGGACGCCCTGCACCTCCCGCACGCCTTCGGCGGCTACGACGCCCTGCTCGCCAGCGACGCCGTCGACGCGGTGTACGTGCCGCTCCCGAACCACCTGCACGTCCCCTGGGCGGTCCGCGCGCTCGAGGCCGGCAAGCACGTCCTCGTCGAGAAACCGCTCGCGCGGAGCGCGGCGGAGGCCGCGCCCCTCCTCGACGCCGCCGCGGCCCACCCGCACCTCAAGATCATGGAGGCGTTCATGTACCGCTTCCATCCGCAGTGGCGCCGCGCGAGGGCGTGGATCGAGGCGGGCGAGGTGGGGCGCCTGCGCACCGTCCACTCGCACTTCAGCTACC
This sequence is a window from Trueperaceae bacterium. Protein-coding genes within it:
- a CDS encoding metallophosphoesterase, which codes for MILPDTQALVGPGDGRFEGMTAWIADAARAGDVAFVTHVGDVVRDAGDAAQWARADAALARLEGVVPYAGTLGNHDVTPLNRLDGDARAWRARFGPGSAARGDGPPGASGLLATSPDGRASVRWFAAGGRTLLHLSVPFEGGDARDDEGPLAWAERVLWHYAGVPTVITTHAYLWDGAVTADDASGVAYLPPSERVGEVVDRDGDSPRVGVGGATLFRRLVAPFDAVFLVIGGHAHAAPVDVSGEAQRLVRNDAGLEVLEVLANFQARTGPDADAVRRVRVVPGGAGGTRDRVEVVTWRPQEDRAGEGPHARFAWGLAWDLRFARP